The sequence TATAAGCTCACCTTGCCTCCTGCAGGTGGTGGACGCCTCTAACACTCATGGCTTGTAAAACTCCATAGCGTATAGAGCCCGGCTTGCCTGATGAAGCTTTGGTCATGATCAGGCGCGCGACTATTGCTACAGCAATACCCTTACGACCACATAACAGCCGAGGATGCAACACAGCGAAATCACAACCCAGGTCAAAAAATCCTGGCTCATTCTGAAGGACTTCAGTGCGGGATAAACTGTGCGCAAGTAACCGTAGTAGCCCGTTATCATACCGAGAATGATGTACGGAAAGACGACATAGCTTCTCGACAAAAAACATGCCGCGACCAGGAAACCCACGAAGGAAAGAAATAGTGCGTAAGAAACGGAAACTTCCAGCTTCTGCGTTTCGGTCTGAGGTTCCGGGTCCCGTCGAAATGCAGCCTGCCTTGCCATAAGGAATCCGTAGCCGAACATCGCGATAAAAATCAGCGTTCCGACAAAACCCAGCTCTCCAATTACAAGCACCAGCGTGTTGTGTGCCGTGCGGATGTGGTGGTCGGTAAAGGTACCGGCCCCCACCCCGAAAATCGGGTTGGACTCAAACATCTGCAGACCTGCATACCACGCGTCAACACGCCCGCCGGCGGATGATTCAGCGACCGAGAGGCGCTGCATTCTTCCTGGCAGCAGGCTTATTGCAGCGACGCCAGCCGTTACCAGACCGCCTGCAGTGACGACGCCGATACGCTTGTAGACGTGTACAAGCAAGACGGCAAACGCAGCCAGCATCGTGCCCCTGGACTGCGTTAGATAGGCACCGTAAAGATAGCTGCCCGCTGCGCTAAGCCAGAAAAGCTTGACCATAAAGTTTCGGGAATTCGACGAGAAGTGGAGCGCAAATGGGAGCGCCATTACCAAAAACATCCCTAGATCGTTCGGGTCATTGAGAAGCCCGATATAGCGCACTCGATCGTATACCGTAGTTTCGCCGGTCCAACCAACTCCGTTGAAGTGTTGTTGAAGACTGTGAACGACCAATGCGATGCCGCAAAGCGCGAATACGCGCATCAGCATCCTGACAGAATTCAACCCAAAACTGG is a genomic window of Pseudomonadota bacterium containing:
- a CDS encoding O-antigen ligase family protein; this translates as MSVAQSAVRFPVSRENQQSTALLLLVAANLTIIVIRPQEFVPALYDFPIVPLSFGLSMLAVIVGNKNLAGPVSKLVAVFLFATCASRLAGGWFSGAYDWFFNFLPTCIVFFLINAASFGLNSVRMLMRVFALCGIALVVHSLQQHFNGVGWTGETTVYDRVRYIGLLNDPNDLGMFLVMALPFALHFSSNSRNFMVKLFWLSAAGSYLYGAYLTQSRGTMLAAFAVLLVHVYKRIGVVTAGGLVTAGVAAISLLPGRMQRLSVAESSAGGRVDAWYAGLQMFESNPIFGVGAGTFTDHHIRTAHNTLVLVIGELGFVGTLIFIAMFGYGFLMARQAAFRRDPEPQTETQKLEVSVSYALFLSFVGFLVAACFLSRSYVVFPYIILGMITGYYGYLRTVYPALKSFRMSQDFLTWVVISLCCILGCYVVVRVLL